In Ahaetulla prasina isolate Xishuangbanna chromosome 5, ASM2864084v1, whole genome shotgun sequence, the following are encoded in one genomic region:
- the LOC131199631 gene encoding uncharacterized protein LOC131199631: MPGKNSNRPAKHPQTKIVNTNNDPNEPRICYKCNESTNESDEFKKCRLCTNYAHHSCLKINKTIDNFLQSDPIFIHLCPSCFPKLDYLTSMSDRAHTMETTIKSQQTIIDSMEESLEKRILACLEPRFTNLEKKITAQNNGNLADQNLLPIQQTLPNPQSKPQLSANQPTNIAILVKDTIEKEQKCQNAILFGLDNSNEPDITKVRNIIKNYNSLTFFPDEIIEVSRDGPEYKNSDGSVAPKFCRVICINETSKCKFIHAINSIARTTSSHNKRRSWPDLSFLQRIRSRELCTELKRRQDEGETNLYIDYRADCIKRKTYNQLPNIQPPITQNIQPSVIQNFQPSVVQNLQPTVIQN; encoded by the coding sequence ATGCCAGGCAAAAATTCCAACAGACCTGCCAAACACCCTCAAACAAAAATTGTCAATACAAATAATGATCCAAATGAACCCAGAATATGTTATAAATGTAATGAATCCACAAACGAAAGTGATGAATTCAAGAAATGCCGTCTATGCACCAATTATGCCCACCACTCCTGCCTGAAAATTAACAAAACAATAGACAATTTCCTACAATCAGACCCTATATTTATCCATTTATGTCcatcttgttttccaaaattaGACTACCTAACTTCCATGTCTGATAGAGCCCATACCATGGAAACAACTATAAAGTCACAACAAACTATCATTGACTCCATGGAGGAaagcttagaaaaaagaatactagcatgtttagaaccacgtttcacaaatcttgaaaaaaaaattacagcacaaaatAATGGAAACTTAGCAGATCAAAATCTTTTaccaatccaacaaacattacCTAATCCACAATCTAAACCACAACTatctgccaaccaaccaaccaacatagCCATACTAGTCAAAGATACCATCGAGAAagaacaaaaatgtcaaaatgctatattatttggattagataactccaatgaaccagatatcactaaagttcgtaacatcattaaaaattacaattcacTGACCTTCTTCCCTGACGAAATAATTGAAGTCTctagagatggaccagaatacaaaaacagtgatggctcagtggcgcctaaattctgtagagtcatttgcataaatgagaccagcaaatgTAAGTTCATTcatgctataaactcaattgcgaGAACCACCTCCAGCCACAATAAACGTAGATCAtggcctgatctatcatttctgcaacgtATCCGCTCCCGTGAACTctgcacagaactcaaacgacgACAAGACGAAGGCGAaaccaacctatacattgactaccgtgctgactgcataaaaagaaaaacctacaatcaactgcccaacatccaaccccccattacccaaaacatccaaccatcggtcatacagaacttccaaccatccgtcgtacaaaacctccaaccaactgtcatccaaaactag